One window of Dethiosulfovibrio salsuginis genomic DNA carries:
- a CDS encoding encapsulin-associated ferritin-like protein: MAGYSEPYDALDEKTRDISRAITSLKEELEAVDYYNQRVATSTDPQLKSIMAHNRDEEIEHACMTIEWLRRNMDKWDKELKDYLFTEGDITALEEGSGGEGASSTSSSLGIGKLR, translated from the coding sequence ATGGCAGGATATTCTGAACCCTACGATGCGCTGGACGAGAAGACCAGGGATATTTCCCGGGCCATCACCAGTCTGAAGGAGGAACTGGAAGCAGTGGACTACTACAACCAGAGAGTTGCCACGTCCACCGACCCTCAGCTTAAATCCATCATGGCCCACAACAGGGACGAGGAAATCGAGCACGCCTGTATGACCATCGAGTGGCTTCGTCGCAACATGGACAAGTGGGATAAAGAGCTAAAGGACTACCTCTTCACCGAAGGCGACATAACCGCGCTGGAAGAGGGAAGTGGCGGCGAGGGAGCTAGCTCTACATCCTCAAGCCTGGGAATTGGCAAGCTCCGCTGA
- a CDS encoding family 1 encapsulin nanocompartment shell protein: MDLLKRSLAPITQEAWDEIDGQAINVLKGSLSARKVVDVKGPYGWDFHGWPMGRLSVSDSPFVEGTEHGIRKIQPLVEVRVPFSIDRWDLDDISRGSKTTDLSALEDAARKLALFEEKAVYTGMDSGCITGIAGAAEGESIPIPGDDEGLVQAIAQAAMVLKDRSVEGPYCLVCQKDLWKRIMTVSKGYPLKKRLEALAEQIVLSPMVDRSFLISTRGGDLELVLGQDISIGYSGTSQGKVDLFLTESFTFSVPGPEAIVTLDL; the protein is encoded by the coding sequence ATGGATCTTCTAAAACGCTCTTTAGCACCTATAACCCAGGAAGCATGGGATGAAATAGACGGCCAGGCGATAAACGTCCTCAAGGGCAGCCTGTCCGCCCGCAAGGTAGTCGACGTAAAAGGCCCCTACGGATGGGATTTCCACGGTTGGCCTATGGGAAGGCTGTCGGTCTCCGACTCCCCCTTCGTCGAGGGAACGGAACACGGAATCCGCAAGATCCAGCCCCTCGTGGAGGTAAGGGTTCCCTTCTCCATCGACCGCTGGGACTTAGACGACATAAGCAGAGGCAGTAAGACCACCGATCTCTCCGCCCTGGAGGACGCCGCCAGAAAGCTGGCTCTCTTCGAAGAAAAGGCCGTATACACCGGAATGGACTCGGGCTGCATCACTGGAATAGCTGGAGCAGCGGAGGGAGAGTCGATCCCAATTCCCGGGGACGATGAGGGACTGGTACAGGCCATAGCCCAGGCGGCGATGGTCCTCAAGGACCGCTCCGTAGAGGGTCCCTACTGTCTCGTCTGCCAAAAAGACCTCTGGAAGAGGATAATGACCGTCTCCAAAGGTTACCCCCTCAAGAAGAGGTTAGAGGCTCTGGCGGAGCAGATAGTCCTATCTCCCATGGTAGACCGCTCCTTCCTCATATCCACCAGAGGAGGAGACCTGGAGCTGGTACTGGGACAGGACATCTCCATCGGTTACTCCGGCACCTCCCAGGGAAAGGTCGACCTTTTCCTGACCGAATCATTCACCTTTTCGGTGCCTGGACCGGAGGCAATCGTAACCCTGGACCTGTAA
- a CDS encoding PucR family transcriptional regulator, with protein MTIQEILDLPSMKGLKIIAGGSCINSRQVRSVTVLDAPDAYSWVREGDLIVSSGYIFRDSPELLIDLIEKLAEIRSAGLGIKTDRYIKEVSPRVLDLADELGLPLIHVPNHFAFADIIHPVLSEIVNRQARLLRYSETVRHSFFDLSVNGADLQAILENLENFTHKPFGFVDTLTGERYFFGDSKKLKASFESQSLRDALKAGISDTISLNGKIFGYLTFDCSADELEEKNCEIPITQAKGAILLYMQRRIAEIQAESRYRNEFVQDILIHNLRFEGEVWNRAKMFGWNLQGSHCVAVMDIDNYKHQFEKKSGESDFLPVLEGTKKRIYSICKTYMEGFFESIPYTEMSDSISFIIPVSDGLPTLKERLQPMLKEIQRSIKEDTHFSITIGIGGQKESVFECHESYDEARKALETVRAAAGGNRVVFWKDLGAYKLLGSLYDTEAGHSFYREYIGPLIDHDKRRKSELLRTLKAMVRNNWQMKAAAQDLSVHYSTLKYRYAKICDILEFDPEDSEQRLNLALSLKLYLMNQDLEEY; from the coding sequence ATGACGATACAGGAGATCCTAGACCTACCCTCTATGAAGGGCCTAAAGATAATAGCCGGGGGAAGCTGCATTAACTCCAGACAGGTCAGAAGCGTCACCGTTCTGGACGCTCCCGACGCTTACTCTTGGGTGAGGGAAGGTGATCTCATAGTGAGCTCTGGATATATCTTCAGAGACTCTCCAGAGCTGTTGATCGACCTCATAGAGAAATTGGCTGAGATCCGGTCGGCGGGGTTGGGGATAAAGACCGACCGATACATAAAGGAAGTCTCTCCCAGAGTATTGGACCTGGCCGACGAATTAGGCCTACCTCTGATCCACGTTCCCAACCACTTCGCCTTCGCCGATATAATCCATCCGGTCCTGTCGGAGATAGTCAACCGACAGGCCAGACTCCTTAGATATTCGGAGACCGTCCGTCATTCCTTTTTCGATCTGTCGGTGAACGGAGCGGACCTCCAGGCCATACTTGAGAACCTGGAGAACTTCACCCACAAACCTTTCGGTTTCGTAGACACTCTGACAGGAGAGAGGTATTTTTTCGGTGACTCGAAAAAACTCAAAGCCAGCTTTGAATCCCAATCCCTTCGAGATGCCTTAAAGGCGGGAATATCCGATACCATATCCCTAAACGGGAAAATTTTCGGCTATCTGACTTTTGACTGCTCCGCCGATGAACTGGAGGAGAAAAACTGCGAAATCCCCATAACCCAGGCAAAAGGCGCCATACTCCTCTATATGCAAAGACGGATAGCGGAGATACAGGCGGAAAGCAGATACCGTAACGAGTTCGTCCAGGACATCCTTATCCACAACCTTCGGTTTGAGGGAGAGGTCTGGAACAGGGCAAAAATGTTCGGCTGGAACCTACAGGGCTCCCACTGTGTCGCCGTAATGGACATAGATAACTACAAACACCAGTTCGAGAAAAAAAGCGGAGAGTCCGATTTTCTCCCGGTTCTCGAGGGGACTAAAAAGCGGATATACAGCATATGCAAGACCTACATGGAAGGTTTTTTCGAGTCCATTCCCTACACGGAGATGAGCGACTCCATCTCCTTTATTATCCCCGTTTCAGACGGACTCCCCACGCTAAAGGAAAGGCTACAGCCTATGCTGAAGGAAATACAGAGATCCATCAAAGAGGACACCCACTTCTCAATAACCATAGGCATAGGCGGACAGAAAGAAAGCGTGTTCGAATGCCACGAAAGTTACGACGAAGCCAGAAAGGCCCTGGAGACGGTGAGAGCCGCCGCAGGGGGAAATCGGGTTGTATTCTGGAAAGACCTAGGTGCCTATAAGCTACTGGGCTCTCTATACGACACCGAGGCTGGGCACTCTTTTTATCGAGAGTACATAGGCCCTTTGATAGACCACGACAAGAGGAGAAAGTCGGAGCTCTTGAGAACCCTTAAGGCCATGGTCAGGAACAACTGGCAGATGAAAGCCGCCGCTCAAGACCTATCGGTCCATTACAGCACCCTAAAGTATCGCTACGCAAAAATATGCGACATACTGGAATTCGATCCAGAGGACAGCGAACAGAGGCTGAACTTGGCTCTGTCCTTAAAACTATACCTGATGAACCAAGACCTTGAGGAATATTGA
- a CDS encoding DUF5058 family protein, which produces MPAEVLKIANSGVVWAIAVAIVLIALVQSLLYIRLAFRTADEIGFSKDLCVKGLRSGAISAIGPSIAVFIVMVGMMSVVGAPITWLRLSIIGAAPTELTAATVGAQAYGVEFGSASYDLNALATSWWTMTINGVGWLIFVGLFTHKLESLREKVGGGDTKWLAILSGAASLGCFGFLNAGNIKTGIEQLSASTHIEGAGGPLYAAIGGLISMMILLKVADKVTWLKEYTLGIAMLIGMAFAVVMV; this is translated from the coding sequence GTGCCAGCGGAAGTCTTAAAAATAGCCAACAGTGGGGTGGTATGGGCAATAGCTGTGGCTATAGTGCTAATAGCGTTGGTTCAGTCTTTATTGTATATTCGCCTGGCTTTCAGAACCGCCGACGAAATAGGATTCTCAAAGGATCTATGCGTCAAGGGGCTCAGATCGGGTGCAATCTCGGCCATAGGCCCATCCATCGCGGTCTTTATCGTCATGGTTGGAATGATGTCGGTTGTAGGGGCCCCTATTACGTGGCTAAGGCTTTCCATCATAGGGGCAGCACCGACCGAGTTGACCGCCGCGACCGTCGGTGCTCAGGCATACGGGGTTGAGTTCGGTTCAGCTTCCTACGATCTCAATGCCCTTGCCACTTCATGGTGGACGATGACCATCAACGGGGTTGGCTGGCTGATCTTCGTCGGCCTGTTCACCCATAAGCTTGAATCTCTCAGGGAAAAAGTAGGCGGAGGGGACACAAAATGGCTAGCGATCCTATCCGGTGCCGCTTCTCTAGGGTGCTTCGGATTTCTGAACGCAGGTAACATAAAAACGGGAATAGAGCAACTCTCGGCGTCAACCCATATAGAGGGGGCAGGGGGCCCGCTATACGCCGCCATAGGTGGATTGATATCCATGATGATACTGCTCAAGGTAGCCGACAAGGTCACGTGGCTTAAAGAATACACCCTCGGCATCGCTATGCTAATAGGCATGGCCTTCGCCGTGGTCATGGTATAG
- a CDS encoding M20 family metallopeptidase — protein MREDIRRSIIDFVEGNSDKILDFTSRLIKTKSVNPPGDEREVAEIAAREIRSLGLECEILDHGDNYRSVVTTVGKSREIKGIMLNGHLDTVPPGEITWDRDPFSGDIEGGFIYGRGSSDMKAGDAAMTYAAAALAASGVELKGPLMLALSSSEETISKGARAIASSEAIKDIGTVLIAEPTNLDVYTAEKGCFWITVTAKGKTAHGSMPHCGVNALEGLCDFLWKLRSRWTDFQNSPHPDLGPSTASVNLMSSGVGTNVIPDLATASVDIRTVPGQDHQELLKEMTGWALKLEQERPGLKISITVLNDRAPYEIDKEHPSVNSLVSQVEGLLSVTPNKKAVAFYTDASIFGPFCGLPVIIFGPGDPTMAHQPNERSDTASIVEAAKLIALWAAEELS, from the coding sequence ATGAGGGAAGATATACGGCGATCTATAATAGACTTTGTGGAAGGTAACTCCGATAAAATCCTGGATTTCACCTCCAGGCTTATAAAGACAAAATCGGTCAACCCTCCAGGAGACGAAAGGGAGGTCGCCGAGATAGCCGCCAGGGAAATACGGTCTCTAGGGCTGGAATGCGAAATTCTGGACCACGGCGATAACTATCGAAGCGTGGTAACAACTGTAGGAAAATCCAGGGAGATAAAGGGCATCATGCTCAACGGCCACCTGGACACCGTCCCTCCAGGGGAGATAACCTGGGACAGGGATCCTTTCTCCGGCGATATAGAGGGAGGCTTCATATACGGCAGAGGATCCTCCGATATGAAAGCAGGGGACGCCGCCATGACCTACGCAGCGGCCGCTCTGGCCGCCTCGGGAGTTGAGCTTAAAGGGCCTCTAATGCTGGCCCTATCTTCCAGCGAGGAGACCATCAGCAAAGGGGCTAGAGCCATCGCCTCGTCGGAGGCCATCAAAGACATAGGCACCGTTCTCATAGCGGAGCCCACCAATCTGGACGTCTACACCGCCGAGAAGGGCTGCTTCTGGATAACCGTCACAGCCAAGGGCAAAACCGCCCACGGATCGATGCCTCACTGTGGGGTAAACGCTTTGGAGGGACTTTGCGATTTCCTGTGGAAACTCCGGTCCAGATGGACCGATTTTCAAAACTCGCCCCATCCAGATCTAGGCCCCTCAACCGCCAGCGTCAACTTAATGTCCAGCGGAGTGGGCACCAACGTAATACCGGACCTGGCCACCGCCAGCGTGGACATAAGGACCGTTCCAGGCCAGGACCACCAGGAACTCCTGAAGGAGATGACCGGCTGGGCTCTCAAACTTGAACAGGAGCGACCGGGACTCAAGATTTCCATCACCGTCCTGAACGACCGGGCTCCCTACGAGATAGACAAGGAGCATCCGTCGGTGAATTCATTGGTGTCTCAGGTAGAGGGCTTGCTATCGGTGACACCGAACAAGAAGGCGGTAGCCTTCTACACCGATGCATCCATCTTCGGCCCCTTCTGCGGCCTGCCGGTGATAATCTTCGGGCCAGGGGACCCCACGATGGCCCACCAGCCCAACGAAAGGTCCGACACAGCCTCCATCGTTGAGGCGGCTAAGTTGATAGCCCTGTGGGCTGCGGAGGAACTGAGCTAA
- a CDS encoding amidohydrolase — translation MIKAIINATVVTVSGEELSGATVILKDGKIHSVGAVEIPNGAEVIDGRGKFLSPGLVDAHTHLGVSTEGAPAEFYDHNDKSASVLPELRIVDSLYPGDPGFEDARMGGVTTVQTLPGSADVVGGTGVIIKTVGNVADKMVIVAPSSMKAALGENPIRVFQGKSGLPSTRMGCAACLRKALSDAQSYVAERTEKEKEGKFFKRDLAMEQMALVVEGKIPLSVHAHRADDICTAIRVAEEFKVPYTIEHCTEGHLIEEFLAEKSVKAAIGPLNTSRRKMELVNRSWELPVALERQGIHFCIITDHPVIPISDLILETALAVKAGLGAKTAMRAITLSAAEHLGIGHRVGSIDEGKDGDLVLWSGHPLDFDSHVEMTFIDGELVYKRDI, via the coding sequence ATGATAAAGGCGATTATAAACGCTACGGTTGTTACGGTGTCCGGGGAGGAGCTTTCCGGTGCTACTGTTATTCTGAAAGACGGAAAGATCCACTCCGTCGGGGCGGTGGAGATCCCCAATGGAGCGGAGGTCATCGATGGGCGGGGCAAATTCCTGTCCCCGGGCCTCGTAGACGCTCACACCCATCTGGGAGTATCCACCGAGGGGGCCCCTGCGGAGTTCTACGACCACAACGATAAATCGGCGTCGGTGTTGCCGGAGCTTCGGATAGTGGATTCCCTCTATCCAGGAGATCCGGGATTTGAGGATGCCCGAATGGGCGGGGTAACCACGGTCCAGACCTTGCCCGGCAGTGCCGACGTGGTCGGTGGTACCGGAGTTATCATAAAGACCGTTGGGAATGTGGCGGATAAAATGGTCATAGTGGCCCCGTCCTCGATGAAAGCGGCGTTGGGAGAGAATCCTATCAGGGTTTTTCAGGGCAAGAGTGGCCTTCCATCTACCAGGATGGGCTGTGCCGCTTGTCTCAGGAAAGCCCTTTCGGACGCCCAATCCTACGTTGCCGAGAGGACCGAAAAGGAAAAAGAGGGCAAGTTCTTCAAGAGGGATCTGGCGATGGAACAGATGGCCTTAGTCGTGGAGGGCAAAATACCCTTAAGCGTCCACGCCCACAGGGCCGATGATATATGCACCGCCATCAGGGTTGCCGAGGAGTTTAAGGTTCCCTATACGATCGAGCACTGCACCGAAGGCCATCTGATCGAGGAATTCTTAGCGGAGAAGTCGGTTAAAGCGGCCATCGGACCTCTGAACACCTCTCGAAGGAAGATGGAGCTGGTAAACAGAAGCTGGGAGCTCCCGGTTGCCCTGGAAAGGCAGGGAATCCATTTCTGCATAATAACCGATCACCCTGTCATACCTATATCGGACCTGATCCTTGAGACTGCCCTCGCCGTCAAGGCCGGTCTTGGGGCTAAAACCGCCATGAGGGCCATTACCCTCAGTGCCGCAGAGCATCTGGGGATAGGCCACAGAGTGGGATCCATCGACGAGGGAAAAGACGGAGACCTGGTGTTATGGAGCGGCCATCCTCTCGACTTTGACTCCCATGTGGAGATGACCTTCATCGACGGAGAGCTGGTTTATAAAAGGGACATATAG
- a CDS encoding leucyl aminopeptidase family protein: protein MDLTSFSGNVSCKAVGVLCFAGVEPLSVLEGASTRAFDLFRAKGKRGEFFRYPMEGEVQDLFLVGLGDEGKVCPSTYRNAVADLVRKVGRLGISDLAVVLPVGPDEAISSAVAEGAVLGNYRFDGYRQPKDGDISVSVDRVCLKDGVESGLARGKVLGHAQVVSRDLANRPGNDITPQTMAEEAQRIAKEGGLECVVWDEVKIQEERMSALWHVGKGSQNPPRFIHMVYRPAGTPRKKLAFVGKGVTFDSGGLCIKGREGIRTMKCDKTGACNVLAIMEAVSVLKPDVEVHGIVGAVENMPDGAAYRPDDIVRARNGKTIEIVNTDAEGRVTLADTLSYASELDVDCLVDMATLTGAVATALGNYTAGVFSDNDELSQEIIDSGRRAGERYHRFTMDDDKLREQIDSPVADLLNSGGAGGGAITAGMFLKEFVKAEIPWAHLDIAGVDFYDKEFDCYGKGASSFGVRTCLEYILK from the coding sequence ATGGATTTGACGAGTTTTTCCGGAAACGTCTCGTGCAAGGCGGTAGGAGTCCTATGTTTTGCAGGGGTAGAGCCCCTTTCGGTGCTGGAGGGGGCGTCTACGAGGGCTTTTGACCTATTCAGGGCTAAAGGCAAAAGAGGGGAGTTCTTTCGCTATCCCATGGAGGGTGAGGTGCAAGATCTCTTTCTGGTTGGGTTAGGTGATGAAGGTAAGGTCTGTCCCTCGACCTACCGTAACGCCGTGGCCGATCTGGTAAGGAAGGTCGGCAGGCTAGGAATCTCCGATCTGGCGGTTGTACTGCCGGTGGGTCCCGACGAAGCCATAAGCTCCGCCGTGGCTGAGGGGGCGGTGCTCGGAAACTATCGTTTCGACGGTTATCGTCAGCCTAAAGATGGCGATATCTCCGTCTCGGTGGATAGAGTATGTCTTAAAGACGGCGTCGAATCGGGTCTTGCGAGAGGCAAGGTCCTCGGTCATGCTCAGGTGGTCTCCAGAGATCTGGCCAATAGGCCTGGCAACGACATAACCCCTCAGACTATGGCGGAGGAGGCCCAGAGGATAGCTAAAGAGGGCGGCCTGGAATGCGTGGTTTGGGATGAGGTCAAGATCCAGGAGGAGCGGATGTCCGCCCTGTGGCACGTAGGCAAAGGCTCCCAGAACCCTCCTAGGTTTATACATATGGTCTACCGTCCGGCTGGAACGCCTAGAAAGAAGTTGGCGTTCGTCGGAAAGGGCGTGACCTTCGACAGCGGAGGGCTGTGCATAAAGGGCCGAGAGGGTATCAGGACCATGAAGTGCGATAAGACCGGTGCCTGTAACGTCCTAGCCATCATGGAGGCTGTCTCGGTCCTCAAGCCCGACGTGGAGGTTCACGGCATAGTCGGTGCGGTGGAGAATATGCCCGACGGTGCGGCCTATCGCCCAGACGACATAGTTCGGGCCAGAAACGGCAAGACAATAGAGATAGTCAACACCGATGCCGAGGGGCGGGTAACCCTGGCGGATACCCTGTCCTACGCCTCCGAGCTTGACGTGGATTGCTTAGTCGACATGGCCACCCTCACCGGTGCGGTGGCAACGGCCCTTGGAAACTACACCGCCGGTGTTTTCTCCGATAACGATGAACTAAGCCAGGAGATAATCGACTCCGGTCGCAGAGCTGGGGAGAGATACCACCGATTCACCATGGACGACGATAAGCTAAGGGAGCAGATAGACTCCCCTGTGGCGGATTTGCTTAACTCCGGTGGAGCCGGAGGAGGTGCCATAACCGCCGGAATGTTCCTCAAAGAGTTCGTCAAGGCGGAAATCCCCTGGGCCCATCTGGATATAGCGGGAGTGGACTTCTACGACAAAGAGTTCGACTGCTACGGCAAGGGAGCTAGCTCCTTCGGTGTCAGGACCTGTCTGGAATATATCCTGAAATAG